One window of Chitinivibrionales bacterium genomic DNA carries:
- a CDS encoding tetratricopeptide repeat protein, with product MTALTGIAVINVAMEGIDMMKRIHVLGMVVTVLVINASSVSKADDLSKGLMALKRGNAQLAVKFLSKAHSENSESFRANMGLGNAYLMQKNYEKALPYLNKAVSLDPRSIGARANLASTFSALGKPDRAIELYTSIVKEEPDNAEIHNNLAAVYHVKGAIKKAINLYNEAIRLNPHEARYYVNIGKVYEHTGNNERAIELYEKALELNSRSQEALISLGQVYRNKAEYEKAKELFLKTISYYSDSWEAQGELGTVLEVEGLLDQAIYRYFQALKINPKSDKFMEALAMAYAKKGDLDKAISYFRQLINRHPGSARAHGELGVALVQNKDYYTAVGELKIALEKDQENIRYLNSLGIAYLKLEKYELAAGCFEDVLKNNANNEEARLYMGITTYKQNLPGKAEKYLKGVLALSPANADARYYTGMVELKKEKYDAAVAQFTELKSFAPRDPRAWYGLGVTYSRKKNTTKALEYLVKAVELDEKNNEARWELAKIYESTGAKEDAYRQYKKILLIDPEFHLKDVIKDRMEELRQDGIAEDDEWRNY from the coding sequence ATGACAGCCTTAACAGGAATTGCTGTAATAAACGTTGCTATGGAAGGAATTGATATGATGAAACGTATTCATGTGCTTGGAATGGTTGTTACCGTTCTTGTCATAAATGCATCGTCGGTCTCAAAGGCTGATGATTTATCCAAAGGGCTTATGGCCTTGAAACGCGGGAATGCACAGCTGGCGGTCAAATTCTTGAGCAAAGCCCATTCAGAAAATTCCGAATCCTTTCGTGCCAATATGGGGTTGGGCAATGCATACCTTATGCAGAAGAATTATGAGAAGGCGCTTCCCTATCTTAATAAAGCGGTTTCACTGGACCCTCGCAGTATCGGCGCCCGGGCAAATCTGGCCAGTACCTTTTCAGCGCTGGGCAAACCCGACAGGGCTATCGAGCTGTATACGTCGATTGTCAAAGAAGAGCCTGACAATGCCGAAATACATAACAATCTTGCTGCAGTCTACCATGTAAAGGGAGCTATAAAGAAAGCGATTAATTTATATAATGAAGCTATCCGGCTCAATCCTCACGAAGCGAGATATTATGTCAATATAGGAAAAGTATATGAGCATACCGGCAATAACGAGCGGGCCATTGAGCTGTATGAAAAGGCGCTCGAACTTAATTCGCGATCACAAGAGGCGCTGATTTCTCTTGGACAGGTTTATCGAAATAAAGCCGAATACGAAAAAGCCAAAGAGCTTTTTCTCAAGACGATTTCTTATTATTCCGATTCCTGGGAAGCCCAGGGAGAACTGGGGACGGTTCTTGAGGTTGAAGGTCTGCTCGATCAGGCGATTTACCGGTACTTTCAGGCCCTGAAAATTAATCCCAAAAGCGATAAATTTATGGAAGCCCTTGCCATGGCCTATGCAAAAAAGGGTGATCTCGACAAGGCGATCAGCTACTTTCGTCAACTGATAAACCGTCACCCGGGATCGGCGCGCGCCCATGGAGAACTCGGGGTGGCCCTTGTTCAGAATAAGGATTATTATACCGCGGTGGGGGAGCTGAAAATTGCACTTGAAAAGGACCAGGAAAATATCCGCTATCTGAACTCACTTGGTATTGCTTATCTGAAGCTGGAGAAATACGAACTGGCCGCCGGTTGTTTCGAGGATGTTCTTAAGAACAATGCAAACAATGAAGAGGCCCGGCTCTACATGGGGATTACTACATACAAACAAAACCTCCCGGGAAAGGCCGAAAAATATCTCAAGGGTGTTCTGGCGCTTTCACCGGCCAATGCCGATGCCCGCTATTATACCGGCATGGTTGAATTAAAGAAAGAGAAATATGATGCGGCTGTTGCCCAGTTTACCGAACTAAAATCCTTCGCGCCCCGGGATCCACGGGCATGGTACGGGCTGGGGGTTACCTACTCCCGGAAAAAAAATACCACAAAAGCTCTCGAATACCTTGTGAAGGCTGTTGAGCTTGATGAAAAAAACAATGAGGCCCGCTGGGAACTTGCAAAAATTTATGAGTCGACAGGGGCAAAGGAAGATGCGTATCGCCAGTACAAGAAAATCCTGCTTATCGATCCCGAGTTCCACCTTAAAGATGTAATCAAAGATCGCATGGAAGAACTTCGGCAGGATGGTATTGCTGAAGATGACGAGTGGCGGAATTATTGA
- the uvrA gene encoding excinuclease ABC subunit UvrA, whose translation MHTSDIVIKGAREHNLKNISVTIPRSSLTVITGLSGSGKSSLAIDTLYSEGQRRYVESLSAYARQFLGLMEKPDVDSIEGLSPAICIEQRTISHNPRSTVGTITEIHDYLRLLYARVGDPFCYNCRRPISRQTVQEISDKVMAFPEKEKFQILSPVVSGRKGEYRELFKKLQKDGYIRIRVDNEIRSLDEEITLDKNKKHTIEVVVDRLTNHKGIRNRLTESLETALKLSANHMVIIDRIGSNEVMFSELLTCPHCDISYDELSPRMFSFNSPFGACEKCSGLGYLMEIDKDLVVPDPSRTLIGGALEPWSATTNIGSWSRQILESVCSHFDIPMNRPFKDLPARFKKIILYGAGKERILMRWQSRSREGYGQFKREFEGIIPNLVRRYKESSSEEIRRWIEGYMTRTPCPHCNGRRLRKESLAVRVNGKNIGELSDLAIENLKAFFSSDLKLSKSRMQIGRQILAEINQRLDFLINVGLSYLSLSRMASTLSGGETQRIRLATQIGSRLTGVIYILDEPSIGLHPRDNKRLLNTLISLRDLGNTVVVIEHDKETILAADYLIDIGPRAGTQGGEVVAQGTPKSIARNNSSVTGAYLSGKKTVPLPRSRRKGSGKSITLTGASGHNLKNINAVFPLGKLICVTGVSGSGKSTLIDQTLYPALARELYRSKLTPLPYKKIKGLSLIDKVIDIDQSPIGRTPRSNPATYTKLFDPIRNLFAMLPESKIRGYAPGRFSFNVKGGRCEACQGDGLIKIEMHFLPDVYVECETCRGKRYNRETLEITFKGKNISDVLEMTVDEALVFFDKIPGIKTKLSILSRVGLGYIHLGQQATTLSGGEAQRIKLAAELSKRATGKTMYILDEPTTGLHFEDIVMLMNVIQELVDKGNTIIVIEHNLDVIKCADHIIDIGPEGGDRGGRIIAAGTPEELTNRPESETGKYLKEYL comes from the coding sequence ATGCATACCTCCGACATTGTTATTAAAGGTGCACGCGAGCACAATCTCAAGAATATATCCGTTACCATACCCCGCAGCAGCCTGACTGTCATTACCGGTCTGTCCGGTTCGGGAAAATCATCCCTTGCTATCGACACGCTCTATTCCGAGGGCCAGCGGCGGTATGTTGAATCGTTGTCTGCCTATGCCCGGCAGTTTCTCGGGCTTATGGAAAAACCCGATGTGGATTCCATTGAAGGCCTCTCTCCCGCCATCTGTATCGAGCAGCGAACAATCAGTCATAATCCACGCTCGACTGTCGGGACAATTACCGAAATCCACGATTATCTCAGACTCCTCTATGCCCGGGTCGGCGATCCATTCTGCTATAATTGCAGACGCCCTATCAGCCGGCAAACCGTTCAGGAAATATCCGATAAAGTTATGGCTTTTCCGGAGAAGGAAAAGTTTCAGATTCTTTCTCCCGTTGTATCGGGCCGTAAAGGAGAATACCGGGAGCTTTTCAAAAAACTCCAGAAAGACGGATATATTCGCATCCGTGTCGACAATGAAATAAGATCGCTCGACGAAGAGATTACTCTCGACAAGAACAAAAAGCATACTATCGAAGTTGTTGTTGACCGTCTTACCAACCATAAGGGTATTCGTAACCGGCTTACCGAATCCCTTGAAACGGCTCTCAAGCTCAGTGCGAATCATATGGTCATAATCGATCGTATCGGTAGTAATGAAGTCATGTTTTCGGAACTCCTTACCTGTCCGCATTGCGATATCAGCTATGATGAGCTGTCTCCCCGCATGTTTTCCTTCAACAGTCCTTTCGGCGCCTGTGAAAAATGCAGCGGTCTCGGCTATCTGATGGAAATCGACAAGGACCTTGTCGTTCCCGATCCTTCACGAACCCTGATCGGCGGCGCATTGGAACCCTGGAGTGCGACAACGAATATAGGAAGCTGGAGCCGTCAGATACTCGAATCGGTCTGCTCCCATTTCGATATCCCCATGAACCGTCCGTTTAAAGATCTTCCTGCACGGTTCAAAAAAATCATCCTTTACGGTGCGGGCAAAGAACGAATTCTCATGCGGTGGCAGTCGCGGTCGCGGGAAGGATACGGGCAGTTTAAACGGGAATTTGAAGGAATCATTCCCAACCTTGTGCGGCGATATAAGGAATCATCTTCCGAAGAAATCAGGCGGTGGATCGAAGGGTACATGACCCGGACTCCCTGTCCCCATTGTAATGGCCGTCGGCTGAGAAAAGAGAGTCTGGCGGTCCGTGTCAACGGTAAAAACATCGGTGAACTCTCCGATCTGGCTATCGAGAATCTCAAAGCCTTCTTTTCCAGTGATCTCAAATTATCTAAAAGTAGGATGCAAATCGGCCGTCAGATACTTGCGGAAATCAACCAGCGACTCGATTTTCTAATCAATGTAGGGTTATCCTACCTCTCACTGAGCAGAATGGCATCCACATTATCGGGTGGTGAAACCCAACGAATCAGACTGGCGACCCAGATCGGCTCACGGCTTACCGGGGTTATTTATATCCTCGATGAACCCAGTATCGGACTTCACCCGCGCGACAACAAGCGCCTTCTCAACACCCTTATTTCTCTGCGCGATCTCGGTAATACGGTCGTTGTTATCGAACATGACAAAGAGACAATTCTCGCCGCCGACTACCTGATCGATATCGGTCCCCGCGCAGGAACACAGGGCGGAGAAGTCGTTGCTCAGGGAACGCCGAAAAGCATTGCCAGAAATAATTCATCGGTTACCGGCGCCTACTTGTCAGGAAAGAAAACCGTTCCTCTGCCGAGAAGTCGGCGTAAAGGTTCGGGAAAGTCGATAACCCTCACCGGGGCATCGGGCCATAATCTGAAAAATATCAATGCCGTATTTCCGCTGGGAAAACTGATCTGTGTTACCGGTGTTTCGGGGTCGGGGAAAAGTACGCTGATCGACCAGACCTTGTATCCGGCCCTGGCCAGAGAGTTATATCGCTCAAAACTCACCCCCCTTCCCTATAAAAAGATAAAAGGGCTTTCGCTGATCGATAAGGTAATCGATATCGACCAGTCTCCTATCGGGCGGACACCGCGGTCAAATCCTGCCACCTATACCAAACTGTTCGATCCGATACGGAACCTTTTTGCCATGCTCCCGGAAAGTAAAATACGGGGGTATGCTCCCGGACGATTCAGTTTCAATGTCAAGGGCGGCCGGTGCGAGGCTTGCCAGGGAGACGGCCTGATTAAAATAGAAATGCATTTTCTGCCCGATGTTTATGTCGAGTGCGAAACATGCCGCGGGAAACGTTACAACCGGGAAACCCTCGAAATCACCTTTAAAGGGAAAAATATCTCCGATGTACTGGAGATGACGGTTGATGAAGCACTGGTCTTTTTCGACAAAATACCGGGAATAAAAACAAAGCTTTCGATTCTCTCCCGGGTCGGACTCGGATATATTCATCTCGGACAGCAGGCAACCACCCTCTCGGGCGGTGAAGCACAGCGGATAAAACTTGCCGCCGAGTTGTCGAAAAGAGCCACCGGGAAAACAATGTATATCCTCGATGAGCCAACAACAGGCCTTCATTTCGAAGACATTGTCATGCTCATGAATGTCATTCAGGAACTTGTCGACAAAGGCAATACGATTATCGTTATCGAACATAATCTCGATGTTATCAAATGCGCCGATCATATCATCGACATCGGTCCGGAAGGCGGTGACAGAGGTGGCCGGATTATTGCCGCTGGCACCCCCGAAGAACTGACGAATCGCCCCGAATCGGAGACCGGCAAATATTTGAAGGAATATTTGTAG
- a CDS encoding response regulator, whose product MNFSSKKISNTILVVDDEEDVLDFLAIFLHSLGWDIAPSSSVSHAIELLEEQPFFLILTDIAMPEMDGYEFLAALRNKQVNSEVALMTGFGYNPKHTLIKIKRISKCAIFFKPFDKYKLAEGIQHSWLEYHRAFYQTARKAELI is encoded by the coding sequence ATGAACTTTTCAAGCAAAAAGATCAGTAACACGATACTCGTTGTTGATGACGAAGAAGATGTTTTGGATTTTCTGGCTATTTTCCTCCATTCGCTTGGATGGGATATTGCTCCCAGTTCTTCGGTATCCCATGCCATCGAGCTTCTCGAGGAACAGCCATTTTTTCTGATTTTAACCGACATTGCCATGCCCGAGATGGACGGTTACGAATTTCTAGCCGCCCTCCGCAATAAACAGGTCAATTCTGAAGTTGCCTTAATGACCGGATTCGGGTATAATCCCAAACATACTCTTATTAAAATCAAACGTATTTCAAAATGTGCTATTTTTTTCAAACCCTTCGACAAATATAAACTCGCCGAGGGCATACAACATTCATGGCTGGAGTACCACCGCGCGTTCTATCAGACCGCCCGGAAGGCGGAATTAATTTAA
- a CDS encoding response regulator, which produces MSKKILVVEDEKDIADLVKLVLETRDYEVQTILDPEAAYGTAKSYKPDAILLDLRMPRLDGWEVFKIIRKDPEFVGVPIAILTAKSEGFDEMVGLHVMKADAYITKPFGKQELIDKTDELFKQKDQ; this is translated from the coding sequence ATGTCAAAGAAGATACTAGTTGTTGAAGACGAGAAAGACATTGCTGATCTGGTCAAGCTTGTGCTTGAAACCAGAGACTATGAAGTCCAGACGATTCTTGATCCGGAAGCTGCGTATGGAACGGCAAAATCATATAAGCCCGATGCAATCCTTCTCGATCTGCGTATGCCCAGGCTTGACGGATGGGAGGTTTTTAAAATAATCCGTAAAGATCCCGAATTCGTCGGTGTACCCATCGCGATTCTGACGGCAAAATCGGAAGGCTTTGATGAAATGGTCGGCTTGCACGTAATGAAAGCAGATGCATATATTACTAAACCATTCGGCAAACAGGAGCTAATCGATAAAACCGATGAACTTTTCAAGCAAAAAGATCAGTAA
- the argF gene encoding ornithine carbamoyltransferase — MAQPHKDLLTLLDYTGDQIGEILSIAQNLKKDRLQREPDILRGKTGVLIFEKPSLRTRITFETALNELGGHAINLESRMVQLGKRETVDDVARNLERWVHLIIARTYLHSTVVQLARACSIPVVNALTDYYHPCQALAFALTLREHRGEDGSGTIVFIGDGNNVCSSLMALAMQLGYNFTLACPKGYEPPQTIVAACLEIAKKKNCTLSITQDLLQAVKNATVIYTDVWTSMGQENEATDRERIFNGYQVNTELLSRAPGDVLVSHCLPAHRGQEITSEILDSAQSIALDEAENRLHVQKAVIQYLLS, encoded by the coding sequence ATGGCACAACCACATAAAGATCTTCTGACACTCCTTGATTATACCGGCGATCAGATTGGCGAAATACTTTCGATTGCGCAGAATTTGAAAAAGGACAGGCTTCAGCGGGAACCGGATATCTTGCGAGGGAAAACCGGGGTTTTGATATTCGAGAAGCCATCTTTGCGAACACGAATCACCTTTGAAACTGCGTTGAACGAACTCGGGGGCCATGCGATCAATCTCGAATCCAGGATGGTGCAGCTCGGTAAACGCGAAACAGTTGATGATGTTGCCCGGAATCTCGAACGATGGGTTCATCTGATAATCGCCAGAACCTATCTTCACTCAACCGTTGTTCAACTCGCCCGGGCCTGTTCTATTCCTGTGGTAAATGCCTTAACCGACTATTATCATCCATGCCAGGCATTAGCCTTTGCACTCACCCTCCGGGAACATCGGGGAGAAGATGGTAGCGGGACAATTGTTTTCATTGGCGATGGTAATAATGTATGTTCATCACTTATGGCATTGGCGATGCAATTAGGATATAATTTTACATTGGCCTGTCCAAAGGGATACGAACCCCCACAAACAATCGTGGCCGCCTGTCTGGAGATAGCCAAAAAAAAGAACTGCACGCTTTCGATAACACAGGATCTTTTGCAGGCAGTAAAAAATGCAACGGTTATCTATACCGATGTCTGGACAAGCATGGGACAGGAAAATGAAGCAACGGATAGAGAAAGGATATTTAACGGCTATCAGGTAAACACCGAACTACTCTCCCGTGCCCCCGGTGATGTTCTTGTGTCTCACTGCCTTCCGGCCCACCGCGGACAGGAAATTACCTCTGAGATACTCGACTCGGCACAATCGATAGCCTTGGATGAGGCGGAAAACCGCCTCCATGTACAAAAAGCGGTAATACAGTATCTTTTATCATAA
- the spoVG gene encoding septation regulator SpoVG, with product MEITEVRISLRSEEKLKAFASVTFDNCFVVRGLKIINGSDGYFVSMPSRKHKDGTYHDIAHPINNEMRKTIEDRVLDEFEQELNRSGQAEEREAFHHEKEIPAHAE from the coding sequence GTGGAAATAACTGAAGTAAGAATAAGTTTGCGAAGTGAAGAAAAGCTTAAAGCATTTGCAAGCGTTACATTTGACAATTGCTTTGTTGTGCGTGGCTTAAAGATCATTAATGGTTCGGATGGCTATTTTGTATCGATGCCCAGCAGGAAGCATAAGGATGGGACCTATCACGATATTGCACATCCTATTAATAACGAAATGAGGAAGACCATCGAAGACAGAGTATTGGACGAATTTGAGCAGGAATTGAACAGATCCGGTCAGGCTGAAGAGCGGGAAGCTTTTCATCATGAAAAAGAGATCCCTGCTCACGCTGAATAG